From a region of the Latilactobacillus sakei genome:
- the ftsA gene encoding cell division protein FtsA produces the protein MENSNIYVGLDVGTTSIKVIVAESMNKQLNVIGVGSARSNGLSRGTIVDIDQAVSAIQQAVQQAEQKANIEITQVVAGIPANLLQIEECQGMIAVSDQSKEITSQDVQDVASAALVRNLPPEREILTVLPMQFTVDGFDGIKDPRGMMGVRLEMSGILFTAPKTMIHNLKKCIEKAGLELSQLVVNPLALGKLALSDGEQDFGAIIVDLGGGQSTAAVIHDHQLKFTAIDQEGGDHITKDISVVLNTSIENAEKAKRDYGNADSLVASEEEQIPIEVVGQTAPIQITEKKLAEIIEARMMQIFDRLKAALDKVNAFDMPGGIIMTGGVTALPGIVDLAQEVFNCPVKLYIPDQMGLRHPSFAQGLSLINYIANLTEVDWLVQSALGNVEQFEARQTVTKSTAKTQATPKEAPQKKHKTESKHTFEGLKSFFSNFFE, from the coding sequence ATGGAGAATTCAAATATATATGTTGGGCTTGATGTTGGAACTACTTCAATTAAAGTTATTGTTGCAGAATCAATGAATAAACAATTAAACGTGATTGGTGTTGGGTCGGCAAGATCTAATGGGTTGAGTCGCGGGACAATTGTCGATATTGATCAAGCAGTTTCCGCTATTCAACAAGCCGTTCAACAAGCAGAGCAAAAAGCAAATATTGAAATTACACAAGTTGTTGCAGGCATCCCAGCTAACTTATTACAAATTGAAGAATGCCAAGGGATGATTGCTGTTTCTGATCAATCAAAAGAAATCACCAGTCAAGATGTGCAAGATGTCGCAAGTGCTGCTTTAGTACGGAACTTGCCACCAGAACGCGAAATTTTAACCGTCCTCCCGATGCAATTTACGGTAGACGGTTTTGACGGGATTAAAGACCCTCGCGGGATGATGGGTGTCAGACTTGAGATGTCAGGAATTTTATTCACGGCACCTAAGACAATGATTCATAATTTAAAAAAATGTATTGAAAAAGCAGGTCTTGAACTATCACAATTAGTTGTTAATCCATTAGCATTAGGTAAATTAGCACTATCAGATGGTGAACAAGATTTTGGTGCGATTATTGTGGATTTAGGCGGCGGTCAAAGTACTGCAGCGGTTATTCATGATCATCAATTAAAATTTACTGCAATTGACCAAGAAGGTGGCGACCATATCACCAAAGATATTTCAGTGGTCTTAAATACATCAATTGAAAATGCAGAAAAAGCCAAACGTGATTATGGGAATGCTGATTCACTAGTTGCTTCAGAGGAAGAACAAATTCCAATCGAAGTCGTCGGTCAAACCGCGCCCATTCAAATCACGGAGAAGAAACTAGCTGAAATTATCGAAGCACGGATGATGCAAATCTTTGATCGCCTCAAGGCGGCCTTGGATAAAGTCAATGCGTTCGATATGCCGGGCGGAATTATTATGACTGGCGGTGTGACAGCTTTACCTGGAATTGTTGATTTAGCTCAGGAAGTTTTTAATTGTCCGGTTAAACTCTACATTCCAGATCAAATGGGATTACGTCATCCTTCGTTTGCGCAAGGGTTAAGTTTAATTAACTACATAGCTAACTTGACGGAAGTGGATTGGCTGGTTCAAAGTGCGCTTGGCAATGTCGAGCAATTTGAAGCACGTCAAACAGTAACGAAGTCAACTGCTAAGACTCAAGCGACACCTAAAGAAGCACCACAAAAGAAACATAAAACTGAATCAAAGCATACATTCGAAGGCCTAAAAAGTTTCTTTAGTAACTTTTTTGAATAG
- a CDS encoding cell division protein FtsQ, with translation MKNNKKQLGSHDPLQLLKVWRAYQIKRWKRQRRQRLKPGRPTITNQLPQLKKQRGKKIRWQLVVILGIFTLGSLTATYFISTKSDIQQLSVNGTKSVPDQQVINASGIQLGDNVLWQLMQHNKAKANIQKKLPKIRQVNLQVSQMNHVAINVSEYKTVGYMFKHKQYYPILENGTILKTKMTQSLGNSPVYSHFKNDRYLKLGLKLYNDIPDSIQSAVSEIRLTAQNDNPYQVHLYMNDGNEVIGDLRTLAKKIKYYPVLVKQMDGKGKIDLEVGAYSKLFKQSKS, from the coding sequence TTGAAAAATAATAAAAAGCAGCTCGGGTCACATGATCCGCTACAGTTATTAAAGGTGTGGCGCGCCTACCAGATTAAGCGTTGGAAGCGGCAGCGTCGACAACGCTTAAAACCCGGGCGCCCCACAATTACCAACCAATTACCGCAGTTAAAGAAACAACGTGGTAAAAAGATTAGATGGCAACTAGTGGTCATTTTAGGGATTTTTACGCTAGGCAGTTTGACCGCCACTTATTTCATTTCAACCAAGAGTGATATTCAACAGTTATCGGTCAATGGCACTAAATCGGTGCCTGATCAACAGGTGATTAATGCAAGTGGTATTCAACTCGGCGATAATGTGTTGTGGCAATTAATGCAGCATAATAAAGCCAAAGCCAACATTCAAAAGAAATTGCCTAAAATTAGACAGGTTAACCTACAAGTGAGTCAAATGAATCATGTGGCAATTAATGTTTCAGAATATAAGACGGTGGGGTACATGTTTAAACATAAGCAATATTACCCAATTTTAGAAAATGGGACCATTTTAAAAACGAAAATGACTCAATCATTGGGAAATAGTCCAGTGTATAGCCATTTTAAAAATGACCGTTATTTGAAACTAGGCCTTAAACTCTATAATGATATTCCGGATAGTATTCAAAGTGCGGTTTCCGAGATTCGTTTAACGGCCCAAAACGATAATCCTTATCAAGTTCACTTATATATGAACGATGGTAATGAAGTGATTGGTGATTTGAGAACGTTAGCCAAAAAGATTAAATATTATCCAGTTTTAGTGAAACAAATGGACGGTAAAGGAAAAATTGACCTTGAAGTGGGTGCGTATTCAAAATTATTTAAGCAATCGAAGTCGTAA
- a CDS encoding penicillin-binding protein, whose amino-acid sequence MLIIAAIFLIFMGRFAYIAATGHIAGVDLTKRSNKKYEGDSVIRAQRGTIYDSSGNVLAQDTNAYAVYAVLSHDYVTADKKPLYVTDKKKTAKALSKYLPMSEANIYKQLTPKNKAVYQVEFGSAGQNLSLSIKRKIEKQNLTGIYFKESPTRLYPNGTFASHVVGIAQTPKGSEDSGNQDLVGVMGVEKYFNEQLTGQDGYKNLTKDSYGYSINQNKNKVKAAKNGQDVYLTLDSRLQSYLESLLSKVNKKYQPASMNAVLMNAKTGEILAASQRPTFNASTKKGIGDVWRDTLVEDGYEPGSVLKIATLSAAIDSGHYNPDQYYKSGSVLVSGKKISDWQTAGWGMIPLSQAFARSSNVGMVKLEQEMGAQTWKSYIEKFGFLKKTGIELPGETAGTLQYERPLDQATTSFGQGINVNVMQMLQMTSAIANNGTMIKPQILAGVGQEHQITPIKAGKPIKASTAKKVMQNMEDVVYKDYGTGQVYQIPGYKIAAKTGTAQITDPNGGYLTGASNYIFSVSGIAPADDPKYVLYITMKQPGNMTDSAETILSQVFNPMMKRALEYTKEAEKDKQQQVKVASVLSQSTKDAQKRLEAQNLKTTLVGSGNLVVQQLPKAGSVILPNQRVLLMTNGAMTMPDVNGWSKNDLLKLAQLTGIDVDIKGSGYAYHQSLAVNSLLDGVKQIKVQLK is encoded by the coding sequence TTGCTGATTATCGCGGCGATTTTTCTGATTTTCATGGGTCGTTTTGCGTACATCGCTGCAACCGGGCATATTGCAGGGGTTGATTTGACTAAACGATCAAACAAGAAATATGAAGGGGACTCCGTTATTCGAGCACAACGCGGCACAATCTATGATTCATCGGGCAATGTTTTAGCACAAGATACCAATGCCTATGCCGTATATGCGGTATTGAGTCATGATTACGTTACTGCGGATAAAAAACCACTATATGTGACAGATAAAAAAAAGACAGCAAAGGCGCTCAGCAAGTACCTTCCCATGAGTGAGGCTAATATTTATAAGCAATTGACGCCAAAAAATAAGGCCGTTTATCAAGTGGAATTTGGAAGTGCCGGGCAAAATTTATCCCTTAGTATTAAACGGAAAATTGAAAAACAAAATTTAACTGGGATTTATTTTAAAGAATCGCCAACGCGTTTATACCCTAATGGGACTTTTGCGTCGCATGTGGTGGGGATTGCGCAGACACCTAAAGGGTCCGAAGATAGTGGTAATCAAGATTTAGTGGGTGTCATGGGTGTTGAAAAATATTTCAATGAACAACTAACCGGTCAAGATGGCTATAAAAATCTGACGAAAGATTCGTATGGTTATTCAATTAATCAGAACAAAAATAAAGTCAAAGCTGCTAAAAACGGCCAAGATGTGTACTTAACATTAGATTCACGACTTCAGTCCTATTTAGAGAGTCTATTGAGTAAGGTTAATAAAAAATACCAACCGGCGAGCATGAACGCCGTTTTAATGAATGCTAAGACCGGCGAAATTTTAGCGGCCTCACAACGACCAACGTTTAACGCAAGTACTAAAAAAGGAATTGGTGATGTTTGGCGCGACACCTTGGTCGAAGATGGTTACGAACCGGGTTCGGTTTTGAAGATTGCGACACTGTCAGCCGCAATTGATTCCGGTCATTATAATCCAGATCAATACTATAAATCGGGTTCTGTGTTGGTCAGTGGTAAGAAAATTAGTGATTGGCAGACCGCTGGGTGGGGAATGATTCCACTTAGTCAAGCGTTTGCCCGTTCAAGTAACGTTGGGATGGTCAAACTAGAGCAGGAAATGGGTGCTCAGACTTGGAAGTCTTATATTGAAAAATTTGGGTTCCTTAAGAAAACGGGGATCGAATTACCAGGTGAGACAGCGGGTACCTTGCAATATGAACGGCCATTGGATCAAGCGACAACCTCATTTGGCCAAGGGATTAATGTCAATGTGATGCAGATGTTGCAAATGACAAGTGCCATCGCTAATAACGGGACCATGATTAAACCGCAAATTTTGGCGGGCGTTGGTCAAGAACACCAAATCACACCGATTAAGGCTGGTAAGCCAATCAAAGCTAGCACGGCTAAGAAAGTCATGCAAAATATGGAAGACGTGGTTTACAAAGATTATGGGACGGGGCAGGTTTACCAAATTCCGGGTTATAAAATTGCAGCTAAAACTGGGACCGCCCAAATTACGGATCCGAACGGTGGCTATTTAACCGGTGCTAGCAACTACATCTTCTCAGTATCGGGGATTGCTCCAGCTGATGATCCCAAATATGTTTTATATATTACAATGAAGCAACCGGGCAATATGACGGATAGTGCGGAAACGATTTTATCGCAGGTCTTTAATCCAATGATGAAACGAGCGCTAGAATATACGAAGGAAGCTGAAAAAGATAAGCAACAACAAGTTAAAGTGGCCTCTGTTTTGAGTCAATCAACTAAAGATGCGCAAAAGAGATTAGAAGCGCAAAACTTAAAGACAACATTGGTGGGTAGTGGCAATCTCGTCGTGCAACAATTACCAAAAGCCGGCAGTGTCATTTTACCGAACCAACGGGTCTTATTGATGACCAACGGTGCCATGACGATGCCCGATGTTAATGGTTGGTCAAAAAACGACTTATTGAAACTAGCACAATTAACCGGTATTGATGTTGATATCAAGGGCAGTGGATATGCTTATCATCAAAGTCTAGCGGTCAATAGTTTGTTAGACGGCGTCAAGCAAATTAAGGTACAATTAAAATAG
- the ftsL gene encoding cell division protein FtsL, which yields MMMATNAARQLTTPESIPSQVQEPARQSAQQTTQKVAYSTLEKLAVTVIGIAFFAMLVSLLSTKIAVVNAQRTLENTTQDMSQTRAKNNDLKQEIGELTSSDRLDAFAKKNNLKLNENNIRNVAK from the coding sequence ATTATGATGGCAACCAATGCAGCTCGCCAACTAACGACCCCAGAAAGTATTCCGAGTCAGGTTCAAGAACCTGCTCGTCAATCAGCGCAACAAACAACTCAAAAAGTAGCTTATTCAACACTTGAAAAATTAGCCGTCACCGTGATTGGGATTGCTTTTTTTGCAATGTTGGTGAGTTTGCTCTCGACTAAAATCGCAGTGGTTAATGCGCAACGAACATTAGAAAATACCACCCAAGATATGAGTCAGACACGTGCTAAAAATAATGATTTAAAACAAGAAATCGGAGAATTAACCAGCTCCGATCGTTTAGATGCCTTTGCTAAGAAAAATAATCTGAAATTAAACGAAAACAATATTCGGAATGTGGCTAAATGA
- a CDS encoding 16S rRNA (cytosine(1402)-N(4))-methyltransferase (catalyzes the methylation of the N4 position of C1402 on the 16S rRNA), with translation MTETFKHQSVLLKETVDALNVQPDGIYVDATLGGGGHSEYLLSQLTTGHLYSFDQDDHALESSRQRLAKYADAGQVTFIKSNFRFLKAALAEQGITKIDGILYDLGVSSPQFDDAQRGFSYKKEAPLDMRMDQGAELTAYTIVNEWSYQQLIKIFFRYGEEKFSKQVARKIEQQREIAPIETTIQLADLIKEAIPAPARRTGGHPAKRIFQAIRIAVNDELGAIEDSVEQAIPLVKVGGRISIITFQSLEDRLVKTMFKEQATLPDIPKGLPIMPGTEKTVLKLVNRKPILPTEDELTVNHRAHSAKLRVAEKQKEID, from the coding sequence ATGACAGAAACATTTAAACATCAAAGTGTTTTATTAAAAGAAACGGTTGATGCCTTAAATGTTCAGCCAGATGGGATTTACGTTGATGCAACACTAGGTGGTGGCGGTCATAGTGAATACTTATTGTCACAATTAACAACCGGACATCTTTATTCATTTGATCAAGACGACCACGCACTTGAAAGTAGTCGCCAACGGTTAGCGAAGTATGCGGATGCAGGCCAAGTGACATTTATTAAGAGTAACTTTCGTTTTTTGAAAGCAGCACTCGCTGAACAAGGCATCACGAAGATTGATGGCATTTTATACGACTTAGGGGTTTCATCACCACAGTTTGATGATGCCCAACGTGGTTTTAGTTATAAAAAAGAAGCGCCACTGGACATGCGTATGGATCAAGGCGCCGAGTTAACAGCGTATACAATCGTTAACGAATGGTCTTATCAACAATTGATTAAAATTTTCTTCAGATATGGTGAAGAAAAATTCTCAAAGCAAGTGGCTCGTAAAATTGAACAACAACGAGAAATTGCACCAATTGAAACAACAATCCAATTAGCAGATTTAATTAAAGAAGCAATCCCAGCACCGGCAAGACGGACGGGGGGGCATCCAGCTAAGCGGATTTTCCAAGCAATCCGAATTGCGGTTAATGATGAATTAGGCGCCATTGAAGACTCAGTCGAACAAGCTATTCCATTGGTCAAGGTTGGCGGTCGGATTAGTATCATTACGTTCCAATCATTGGAAGACCGTTTAGTGAAAACAATGTTTAAAGAACAAGCGACATTACCTGATATTCCTAAAGGATTACCGATTATGCCGGGCACTGAAAAGACTGTTTTAAAACTGGTTAATCGTAAACCAATCCTACCAACAGAAGACGAGTTAACGGTTAACCACCGGGCACACAGTGCTAAGTTAAGAGTAGCTGAAAAACAAAAAGAAATAGACTAG
- a CDS encoding UDP-N-acetylmuramoyl-L-alanine--D-glutamate ligase, with amino-acid sequence MRTIATYQNQSVLVLGLGKSGINAAKLLLQLGAKVTVNDGQDQEDTPAVAELRALGATVITGSHPIALFEEGFQYLFKNPGIRYDNPMVAEAIKREIPVLTEPELAYEVSEADWVSVTGSNGKTTTTTLIALMLNYQRAQGHAYAAGNIGIPLSEVAQKATAQDTMVTELSSFQLMGTTTVRPKVAVLTNIYEAHLDYHGSRENYVQAKMRIVQNQTASDYFVVNWDLPELRTLSQQTKAQVVPFSRLGASEAGAYVKDGQLCFKGEVIMPVTDINVPGDHNVENALAALAAAKLMGQSNEAIIEVLTTFTGVKHRMQFVKEFAGRRFYNDSKATNMEATEVALKSFKQPIVLIAGGLDRGFTFDPLTDLLKAHVKAIILYGETKQLLAQTAKEAGIETIEIVDQLTEAVPAAYAASQEGDVILLSPACASWDQFKTFEERGDVYIDAVEQITE; translated from the coding sequence ATGAGAACCATCGCAACATATCAAAATCAATCTGTTTTAGTATTAGGACTCGGTAAAAGTGGCATCAATGCTGCTAAGCTATTATTACAATTAGGCGCAAAAGTCACTGTTAATGACGGCCAAGATCAAGAAGATACACCAGCAGTCGCTGAATTACGGGCACTGGGGGCAACCGTTATTACGGGGAGTCATCCAATTGCTTTATTTGAAGAAGGATTTCAGTACCTCTTTAAAAACCCAGGGATTCGCTATGATAATCCAATGGTAGCAGAAGCGATTAAACGTGAGATTCCGGTCTTAACGGAACCTGAACTGGCTTATGAAGTTTCTGAAGCTGATTGGGTGAGCGTGACTGGCTCAAACGGTAAAACAACTACCACGACTTTAATTGCCTTAATGTTGAATTATCAACGCGCACAAGGTCATGCTTATGCTGCTGGTAACATTGGGATCCCCTTGAGTGAAGTCGCTCAAAAAGCAACGGCCCAAGATACAATGGTCACTGAATTATCAAGTTTCCAATTGATGGGCACCACAACGGTTAGACCCAAGGTGGCGGTCTTAACGAATATCTACGAGGCCCATCTTGATTATCACGGCTCACGTGAAAATTACGTGCAAGCCAAGATGCGAATTGTCCAAAATCAAACAGCTTCGGATTACTTTGTTGTGAACTGGGACTTACCAGAATTAAGAACTTTAAGCCAACAAACTAAAGCGCAAGTGGTGCCATTTTCTAGATTAGGCGCTTCGGAAGCAGGCGCTTATGTCAAAGATGGCCAATTATGTTTTAAAGGTGAAGTCATCATGCCAGTGACCGATATTAATGTGCCTGGCGATCATAATGTTGAAAATGCCTTAGCAGCACTGGCAGCCGCTAAGTTAATGGGCCAATCAAACGAAGCGATTATTGAAGTTCTAACGACCTTTACAGGCGTTAAACACCGGATGCAATTTGTTAAAGAATTTGCCGGTCGTCGTTTCTATAACGATTCAAAAGCGACCAATATGGAAGCGACAGAGGTTGCTTTGAAGAGTTTCAAACAACCTATCGTCCTCATTGCTGGGGGCCTTGATCGCGGCTTTACGTTTGACCCATTAACTGATTTGTTGAAAGCCCATGTCAAGGCGATTATCCTTTATGGTGAAACCAAGCAATTGTTGGCGCAAACGGCCAAGGAAGCCGGGATTGAAACGATTGAAATTGTTGATCAATTAACTGAAGCGGTGCCCGCAGCTTATGCAGCGAGCCAAGAGGGTGATGTGATCTTATTATCACCTGCTTGTGCCAGTTGGGATCAATTCAAAACGTTTGAAGAACGTGGCGATGTCTACATTGATGCGGTTGAACAAATTACAGAATAA
- a CDS encoding phospho-N-acetylmuramoyl-pentapeptide-transferase, translating into MLTGQFLIPLMSGFVITVIFMPLFIGYLRFKKEGQTIRDEGPKWHAKKNGTPTMGGLVFIIAAVISSIWVAIWLQQLTNSLWIALFILVLYGLLGFSDDFIKVFKKQNLGLRAWQKLAGQILGGAVFLAVYFHEGFSHALNMPFIGTISSSWFFSLFVIVWLVGFSNAVNLADGIDGLVAGLAIVSFTTYTIIAFRQNQIDVAIFGLTIIGGLIGFLIFNHKPAQIFMGDVGSLALGGALAAMSILLHREFSLLLIGLVYVIETASVMLQVASFKLFHKRIFKMSPIHHHFEMSGWSEWRIDISFWVFSIICSAIYLLIF; encoded by the coding sequence ATGTTAACGGGACAATTTTTAATACCCCTAATGAGTGGGTTTGTAATCACGGTGATCTTCATGCCGTTGTTCATCGGTTATTTACGGTTTAAAAAAGAAGGGCAAACCATTCGTGATGAAGGCCCTAAGTGGCACGCTAAAAAGAATGGGACGCCAACGATGGGTGGGTTGGTGTTCATCATTGCCGCAGTGATTTCTAGTATCTGGGTTGCTATCTGGTTGCAACAATTGACCAATAGTTTATGGATTGCGTTATTCATCTTGGTACTATATGGTTTACTTGGCTTTTCAGATGACTTTATCAAAGTTTTTAAAAAGCAAAATCTTGGTTTGCGGGCTTGGCAAAAACTAGCCGGTCAAATCTTGGGTGGCGCTGTTTTCTTAGCGGTTTATTTCCACGAAGGTTTCAGCCACGCACTTAATATGCCATTCATCGGCACAATTTCTAGCAGCTGGTTTTTTAGTTTATTTGTTATCGTATGGTTGGTTGGTTTTTCAAACGCGGTTAATTTAGCGGATGGGATTGACGGCCTGGTTGCTGGGTTAGCAATCGTGTCGTTCACAACTTATACGATTATTGCTTTTAGACAAAATCAAATCGACGTTGCGATTTTTGGCTTAACAATTATTGGGGGCTTGATTGGATTCTTAATCTTTAATCACAAGCCAGCTCAAATTTTCATGGGTGACGTTGGTTCATTAGCCCTTGGTGGGGCGTTGGCAGCCATGTCAATTCTCTTACACCGTGAATTCTCACTATTATTAATTGGCCTGGTTTATGTCATTGAAACGGCCAGTGTGATGCTTCAAGTTGCTTCATTCAAACTATTCCATAAACGAATCTTTAAAATGAGTCCCATCCACCATCACTTTGAAATGTCTGGTTGGAGCGAATGGCGTATTGATATCAGTTTTTGGGTATTTAGTATTATCTGTTCAGCAATTTATCTGTTAATTTTTTAG
- the murG gene encoding undecaprenyldiphospho-muramoylpentapeptide beta-N-acetylglucosaminyltransferase, producing MRVMISGGGTGGHIYPALALIERLKQRGLLDAVLYVGTERGLESKIVPDQGIAFKTLEIQGFKRSMNLNGIKTNLKTIELFMSSIKSAKKMIKEFKPDVVIGTGGYVSGSLLYAASRLKVPTIIHEQNSAAGVTNKFLARFVDKVAISFESVSDQFPMHKVVLTGNPRAQQVAGMVPNERLSEFGLKTDSPTVMIFGGSRGAPSINKAFIDAVPLLNERDYQVLFVSGQVHYENVQAALANTTLNSNLAFVPYISNMPEVLPDLKAIVGRAGATSLAEITALGIPSILIPSPYVTNDHQTKNAQSLVKEDAAILIPESELTGASLVKALDTLFETPEKQHAMAKAAKKSGIPDASDRIIEVIETII from the coding sequence ATGAGAGTAATGATATCTGGCGGTGGCACAGGTGGCCACATTTACCCAGCACTAGCCTTAATTGAACGTCTAAAACAACGTGGTTTGTTAGATGCCGTATTATATGTCGGAACAGAGCGTGGTTTAGAAAGTAAAATCGTGCCTGATCAGGGTATCGCTTTTAAAACACTCGAGATTCAAGGGTTTAAACGCTCAATGAATCTTAATGGGATTAAAACTAATCTTAAAACAATCGAATTATTTATGAGCAGTATTAAGTCTGCTAAAAAAATGATTAAAGAATTCAAACCAGATGTGGTTATTGGTACCGGTGGTTATGTATCAGGTTCCCTGTTATATGCGGCTAGTCGTTTAAAAGTACCAACGATTATTCATGAACAAAATTCAGCAGCCGGCGTGACGAATAAATTCTTAGCACGATTTGTTGATAAAGTGGCGATTTCTTTTGAGTCTGTCAGCGACCAATTTCCAATGCACAAAGTCGTTTTAACAGGGAATCCACGGGCCCAACAAGTGGCCGGAATGGTCCCCAATGAACGCTTAAGCGAATTTGGTTTAAAAACAGATAGTCCGACTGTCATGATTTTTGGTGGTAGTCGTGGCGCACCAAGTATCAATAAGGCATTTATTGATGCGGTGCCACTTTTAAACGAACGCGACTATCAAGTCCTATTCGTATCTGGTCAAGTCCATTATGAAAATGTGCAAGCAGCCTTGGCTAACACTACTTTGAATAGTAATTTAGCGTTTGTGCCTTACATTAGCAACATGCCAGAAGTTTTACCTGACTTGAAGGCAATTGTCGGCCGGGCAGGAGCGACTAGCCTTGCGGAAATTACGGCATTGGGAATCCCCTCAATTTTGATTCCTAGTCCATACGTGACAAATGATCATCAAACTAAAAATGCGCAAAGTTTAGTGAAAGAAGACGCCGCTATTTTAATTCCAGAATCAGAATTAACCGGTGCTAGTCTTGTCAAAGCGCTAGATACATTATTTGAAACACCAGAAAAACAACATGCGATGGCCAAAGCCGCTAAGAAGAGCGGTATTCCGGATGCATCAGACCGGATTATTGAGGTTATTGAAACGATTATTTAA